GTTGGCGAAGCTGCCCTCCTATAAGCACTTGCGACCCAGACATGTCGCATCGGCCGTGAGCCGCGCTCACTCTTCGGTCCCGAGATGGGTTGCGGCTTGCACTATTCTGGTGAAGGCACGAAATCGATCCGCACGTTTTGTGGGCACCTACTCCGGGGCATGATGAAGAACGTCACCAAACCGGCACCGCCCGAAGGATTACGCTACCAGGCGGATGTCCTGCCGCCCGACGAGGAGCAGGGTCTCGTGGAGCGGATCCGCGAGCTGCCGCTGAAGGAGTTCGAGTTCCACGGCTACGTGGGCAAGCGGCGGGTGGTCTCCTACGGCTGGCACTACGACTTCGCCGAGCGCAGGCTGCACAAGGTGGACGAGATCCCCGACTTCCTCCTTCCGCTGCGCTACCGTGCGGCCGCGTTCGCGGAGGTGGCGCCGGAGGAGCTCTCTCACGCGCTCGTCACCGAGTACGGCGCCGGCGCCGCAATCGGGTGGCACCGGGACAAGGGCGTCTTCGGGGATGTGATCGGCGTATCGCTGGTGTCCTCGTGCGCCTTCCGGCTTCGGCGCAAGGCGGGTTCGAAGTGGGAGCGCTATTCGCTGACGGCGGAGCCCCGGTCCGCATACCTGCTGCGCGGCCCCTCGCGGACGGAGTGGGAGCACAGCATTCCTGCCGTGGATTCGCTCCGCTACTCCGTCACCTTCCGAACGCTGCTAGCGGACCGCTGACCGCACGCGACGAAGGATGTAACGGCCCGTGAACCTCAACCAGGTCACGCTTCCGGCGGTGGACCTCGCGGCGTCCGTCGCGTTCTATCGCACGCTCGGCTTTCGGCTGATCGTCGACACGCCGCACTACGCGCGTTTCGAGTGCCCGGAGGCTGGCGCCACGTTCTCGCTGCACGTTGTGGATACGATGCCGGCGGATTCGGGCATCCTCGTGTACTTCGAGCACGAAGCGCTGGACGAGCTCGTCGCGGACCTCAAGGGCAAGGGCGTGGTGTTCACGCAGGAGCCGACGGACCAGCGCTGGCTCTGGCGCGAGGCGCGGCTCCGCGATCCCGCGGGCAACGCGCTGTGGCTGTACTGGGCCGGGGAAAACCGCCGGAACCCGCCGTGGAGAGTCGCGAACCCGTAGTCACGCCGTCGCCAGCATCTTCCGATTCGCTCCTCGACCATCCCTTTCGATGACCCACGCGATGCAGACGCGCCGGCTGTCCCTGCTGTACCTCGCCGCACCCGTCCCGGCGCTCGTCGCAGGCGTGCTCACGATGCGAATGTCGGACGTGCCGGCGAGTCTCTGGGTGCAGAACGTCGCCGCGTGGGCGGTTGGCACGGTGCTGTGCGTGGTCCTGGCGAGGCCCCGCACTTCCGCCGCGCGGCCGAGGTGGGCGGACGTCGCGGCGGTGCTCACGGTGGCTGCATTGGCCGCGACCCTGCTCGCTCCGGGGGTGGACGGGGTGCACCGATGGCTCCCGCTCGGCCCGGTGCGCCTTCACGCAGCAGCGGTGCTCCTCCCCGTGCTGATCGTCGCCCTGGACGGCCTCTCGCGGGCGAGGAGATGGTGGGCTTCCGCCCTCGTCGGGGCTGCGGCGATGCTGGCGCTGTTCCTTCAGCCGGACGCCGCGCAGGCTACGGCATTTGGCGCGGCGGCGGTGCTGCTGCTGGCCGTGAAGGCCGAGGGACGCGCGCCGCGGCTCGCCTGCCTTGCCGCGGTCGCCGTGCTCGCCGTCCTCACCTGGACGCGGCGCGACCCGCTGGCGCCAGTGCCGTACGTGGAGGAGATCGTCGGGTTGGCCGCGAGCCTCGGCACTGTCTGGGCAGTGGCGGCGATGGCCTCGCTGCTCCTGCTGCCCCTGCCGTTCCTCATCGCCGGACGGGGAGCCGCGCGACCGATGGGCATCGCGCTCGGCGCCTACGTGGCGATCACCGCCGCCGCTCCTTTCTTCGGCAGCTTTCCCGTTCCGGTACTGGGATACGGCATGTCGCCCATCCTCGGATACCTGGCGGGCCTGGGCCTCTTCCTCCGCGCCGGGGCTCACGAGAGCGGGTGAACCCGCCTCCACACCTGCCGAAGCGCACACGAATTCTCCCCCTCTCCCGCTTGCGGGAGAGGGGGCCGGGGGGGAGAGGGCAGCCGCG
The sequence above is a segment of the Longimicrobium sp. genome. Coding sequences within it:
- a CDS encoding alpha-ketoglutarate-dependent dioxygenase AlkB is translated as MMKNVTKPAPPEGLRYQADVLPPDEEQGLVERIRELPLKEFEFHGYVGKRRVVSYGWHYDFAERRLHKVDEIPDFLLPLRYRAAAFAEVAPEELSHALVTEYGAGAAIGWHRDKGVFGDVIGVSLVSSCAFRLRRKAGSKWERYSLTAEPRSAYLLRGPSRTEWEHSIPAVDSLRYSVTFRTLLADR
- a CDS encoding VOC family protein, whose amino-acid sequence is MNLNQVTLPAVDLAASVAFYRTLGFRLIVDTPHYARFECPEAGATFSLHVVDTMPADSGILVYFEHEALDELVADLKGKGVVFTQEPTDQRWLWREARLRDPAGNALWLYWAGENRRNPPWRVANP